The Juglans regia cultivar Chandler chromosome 11, Walnut 2.0, whole genome shotgun sequence genome contains the following window.
taaactcagttCAAATGAATCTTACATAACTCCCTCTATTATTCAacttatcattatttataaagaattcaattcagttcaactcAGCTCAATATACAAACACGacctaaattttaaaatggtcGTCCTATCTCTTAAGTGCGTGCTGAGACATACAAATTCTATACCTAGGAGCATATTTTTACCATActattaagaataatgatagggttactattttattataatttatttattattttttctgtatttaatttttttaatttttaattttaattaatgattatggaagtaaatattaataaagttatatatttttttaatttttttttatgattaaagatgttaaaaaaatactttaaaaaatgataaaaaaaaaattgaaatacatttaaatagaTAGTAATAGAGAAGAAAGCCTATCGCTACCCCACCATTAATTCCTAGGAATCTTAGCTTTGACTCTTTGACCAAGGTTCAAATACGCTTCTCATTTCCCTATTTCTtagcaaatatttttcaatggattttccttaattttattgaCTTTGCCTTATCCATTTTGGATAATGCGATGGTTCTTCCTTCGTCTTAGATTATTGGGTCTCAATTTTAAAGCTAGGTACGTTCTTTTAACGTGAGGTACAGGCGTAGTTGGTGTCAGTTCAAAGAACTgggcttgggggggggggggtggtccTTTGTTTCCGCATTCTGAAGGGTAGTTCTTAGTATGGATTCGAGGGAAAAAGATCACTTTGAAGTGGATATTGAAGGCGGGGTTAAGTGGAATAGCAATATGGTGAAATCTGGGGTAGGCAATGTCGACGATGATGATGTAGAATTGGTGGTGATAGAAAGGAGGTTGGGAGGGGATGATACGGGAGACCGAGAGGCTGATGTTGAGAAGATTTCTGTGGTTGGAGAGATGCATAAGAAGAATGCTAGAAAGCCTCCCAAGCCGCCAAGACCTCCTAAAGGGCCATCAATATTGGATGCTGCTGATAGGAAGTTGGTTAGGGAGCTGGCCGAGCTTGCCATGAGAAAGCGTGCAAGGGTTGAACGAATAAAGGCACTGAAGAAGATTAAGGTAGCTAAGGCATCACCTTTAAACAACAGCGGCCTTTCTGCCATGGTCATCACActtatcttcttcctcattataacttttcaagGTAGAGTATCCATTTTGTTGTTCCATATATACCATAAATTCTTTGTGTTAACTTCATGCGTTGTATTTCGGTTCGGTTGGGTTTGATCTAAACTCAGTAGGACAAAACATCCAAAATTTACCTGCTAAAAACTTGGCATCGGTTTTTCCTCCCAATTTGGAAACAAGTATGTATTGGCCTTTTTGGTATCCTGGATATTGCTTACCCCCAAAAAAGTGGTATTGTGTGTATAATGCTGGAGACACAGAGCTTCCTGTTTGTGAGAAACTTACTCTTGAAGAAGCTACTCTCGTGGCTCTATATTACTTCTTTTGCTATTGGCGACTCCTTTCTGGATTTTGTTGATGCTCAGAACTTCAGACTTTGATTTATTTCAttgttctcttcttttctttttgtcctcttgtatacttcccgTCTACCAGGGATGTGTACCCgttcatttgtttatttttttgacactTAGGACCACAATTCATGGAATTTTGGTTGTCGTT
Protein-coding sequences here:
- the LOC109007198 gene encoding uncharacterized protein LOC109007198, which gives rise to MDSREKDHFEVDIEGGVKWNSNMVKSGVGNVDDDDVELVVIERRLGGDDTGDREADVEKISVVGEMHKKNARKPPKPPRPPKGPSILDAADRKLVRELAELAMRKRARVERIKALKKIKVAKASPLNNSGLSAMVITLIFFLIITFQGLRSRSSASVRLHGSPEPALAASEGMISIQYHKDIFVYKRNGPGSISLSFAEEQDSSSGPGNEVGEIAR